Part of the Esox lucius isolate fEsoLuc1 chromosome 25, fEsoLuc1.pri, whole genome shotgun sequence genome, TAGTTCTGAAGGGACTAGTTATAGTGGACGAAATGTGTCTACTGCAGTATTGATAATGAAGACTGATGTTCCTGAGGGgttgacagagggagaaagagagatggaaacaaatgaaatacagctcAAACAGCATGCCTCTATGAGCAGGAATAGTAACATTTTCTTGGATGATTTCAAGCATATGACAACTTTCATATAATCCCTAACACCCTGTTCAGATTGTGTGCTTTTCCATCTCCCCTCATAGTCCCAGTATCTTTTTATCTAAACATGaaccacacagaaacagagctGGTGTTTAAAATAAGGATGGTGAGAGAGACAAGCAGCCCTGTAGCAAGGTATTCAtattaaaggaaccgtatgtaggattgtggccaaaactggtactgcaatcactttaaaaatactgtagagcggtgtatcccctccccctcccccctgactcgaggttgccagacaagctgcaggattCAGAGGAAACATAGGCTGCTTCTacgagcttccaatggcaagtgacGACAAGTCGTACACAGTAAGCTTTTTTtcctgttaattatgtttatgcttaattaacagaaaaaaatatattttgcaaagtaattatgtattgcaaaaatgtactaattgtcattagtcaaataCAATCGTAAAGATGTATGCTTGTATGTGTCAGTACATTGTTAGAACAGTAGCTGTTAGTCTAACTTGTAACGTTAGGTATCTGTCATTAACGTAATTACAAGCACAAGCCTATGTCACTATGTGTAACCGATATCAAAGATTcagctattcatttagctgacgctatAAGTGAAAGCAGccatctgtattttttttacttaccctgcagcacacgtacataacgctaaaatatgtgatgtgaaagattacatgacattatactatttttggctgtagaacttgcatgaaaaacaagtaggctacaaaacGTTCCAAGTGGGCAAAGTTTTTTTACATCATAGGCTACAAAACGTTCCAAGTGGGCAAAGTTTTTTTACATCATAGGCTACACTATGCTTTTCATTAGTTTTatggacattagaaaaagttattttaccttggaattgcgcctagtgcttccaaaccaaccatagtgcatagcccaaaaggtagagaatgtttattttgagttagcACTTGTACTGCTCTCACTTGTTCCAGCCTGATTCAGACTAGTACAAAAGTTTTTGTCATAAGTAGACTAAgaaataaccaaaacatttgccaCAGCAAGTATAACGCGGGACAAATTCAATATCACCAATGGCTATCACAGGGTTGTTTTCAGTCCCatcagaaattattttgagtAACTTCTTAACATTAGCAATGGTCATAACAGTTCAACTTGCAGCATGTGTAACTTTGTCCACAATATACACGAAGAACGAATGAGGAATACTTTTTTCCGAGGTGAAGTTAGGCTTCTGTCTCAATTACGtttcaaattgccataatgggtgtgctaatgttgttttcctcagcgtCTCAGCATAAGAACAGAGAAACGGgctctgataatgcattgctaatgtAAGCATACGTCCATATGAGCTAACGTAACGTTAGTTTGCacgaacatgcataactttgttcgactgtcatgaatatatgaaatgtccattgacattaagtacaagttagtcaaacatagatgaatCATACCAGTCCAGAAGAAAATTTGCAACGTTGGCgtctgtcttcaaattcttctccgttttcagccatctccatctttcaaaggcatctcctatacaaattcttgttttatttcggaCTTTGTCACAACATATTTCGGAATTATAACGAGGTCTTTTAGATTTCGTAACGTTAGACATATTTATCCgactagagttagggtaggttagagcagagctggcaaCCCGGATCCCGAAACACTACTGACTTCGTGATTGGtagataggtggagggtggccaacaggccaaaacacaacatgaccacatcaacatcagttgagggctgcaactctcacttttaaatgacaacatCCTGGCCAGACTACAgttgtcagtgatataagtatttgaaatgaacatgatttcttaatgtctagtgacacatcagggccattttatgattcattgaaatagatttcttacatacggttcctttaaacATGTCTATGAGCGGCACCTGAGGACAACAGTGTGAGATATGCAGGCCTAgatatactgtacaatatacATAGAAAAGGATGCTGAAGAGAATGAATGGAACTACATGTAAAACAAGTCTTGGACTTATACCTAAAATGAGCGTTGTCACAAGCAGTCCACTCCATAGGGTGCCTAAATTGGGACGCAGGTGCTATTTGGGATGCATAGTATGTAAACTAGTTAGCTGGAAGGAAGATTACCAGTCCATTACGATAACCACGcagttagctaacttgtctagcCACAAACAGACATGATAATTGTGTTTTCAACTGGCTGTGAGTAGTTAGCTAGATTTCCCAACATTAGCTTAAACGTTTCCATAACGTTTTCTATCTGCACCCGATGTAAACGAAATGAACGCACCCTGTTCGTCAGCCCCTCCTCTTTCCCCGCCTACCTTGACAAGTGCTCGTTTACCAATATCCTAAGTGAGAAATATAGAACGAATAGTGTATAtttggatttttgaagtatgcaatTGTGTAGGATTTTTCGGGTACTATAGTTTTCATATGTGTATTAAAGATTAAATGTGTGTACAGCGAATGTCTCTAGAATGTGTGAATATGCAAACAACTTCACCTCCTTGAACACATCTCGTTTAGGAGGGCGGAGCTATTCTTTCTCGAAGATGTAACTCTTTGGTTGGGCCACGTCACATGACAACAAACATGTCTGACTTCGGTGTTCGGTCTTTTTCATGAAAAAGAAATCAGTATATATCATATTTTTCTAAAGCATACAGAATGGTACGTGTTACATGAaattattatacaaatatttgcCTTGTTTAAGTTTGTTCAAATTGTGCTTGCCGCGTATTATAACCCAactaaacacaaaaaaagtaaCCAGCTAACTAGCATATGCCGAACAGTTAGTATACATTAATGGTTAAATAGCTAGCCAGCGACGCTAGTTAGATTAAACTTTTCTTAACATAAGGAGACTCTTTGCTTACGATATATTTgatgtagctagctacagtacataCCATCAAAAAGTGTATAATACTAGAATCTATGTAGACTACATCACAACTACTGTAGTTCCCATTATtacttacaaataaaaaaaaaatcattgaaaataataatgatgaacCGGAACAAAAACTATAGGGTTTCACCAATGAACTGAACCAAAGAGTAGCTAATACAACACAAAATACCGTTATAAAATGGCCTATTATTTAATGGGCAGAAATGACCGATGGCTTTATGGAGAATAGAGAACAGATCATCGTTTTAACTTTCTTTCTGTAGATAATTGGAAATATCCTTTTCCGCCTGAAAGGGTCTCTGGAATTCAAGTGCCAGTTGAACACCACAAATGGTAAGTAGAGTCTAAATTTGTGGTTGTTAGAGAGAATAAAAACACAAGGTCCAGATATGATGGatatctcacaaaaatgtttgaaattgtaGTTTTAACATGTATGTTCTTATTTTGGCATTTTGGTTCCATGTTGTGAATGAAAGTATACAATGTCTGTCTCTTGTCTCATTGCAGAACCACACATACAAAAGGTAATCTCGAGGACCTTTGAGGACCTCTGCTCTCAAGTGAAATCAGAATCACTTGTTCTCAGTGTCTGTAACAGTCCAGTTTTTATTTGGCCTAACAAAGGAGGACGTGCAACGCCTGAATGTTTAACTCCAAACAGTCCATGTAAAGATCTCCAACAATTTATCCAGTAAGTCATGCATCACAGTTGGCAGCATCTTGTTCCACATTTATTTAGAGTCCACTATTTAACTGTTGTAAACATggtaatatttttattaagtAACTACGTGTAATAATTAGTTACCACTTAATTAGTTCAACTTGATGAGTACATGGCCTGCAATCTCTATGTAGCTTATGCAAAATACTGTAagttacagtgagggaaaaaaattatttgattttgtatgtttgcccactgacaaagaaatgaccagtctgtcattttaatggtaggtttatttgaacagtgagagacagaataacaacaacaaaatccagaaaaacgcatgtcaaaaatgttatagattgatttgcattttaatgagtgaaataagtatttgacccctctgcaaaatttgacttagtacttggtggcaaaacccttgttggcaatcacagaggtcagatgtttcttgtagttggccaccaggtttgaaACATCTCAAGAGGGATTTTGTCCcgctcctctttgcagatcttctccaagtcgttaaggtttcaaggctgacgtttgaCAACTCAAACTTTCAGTtcactccacagattttctaagGGATTAAAGTCTAGAGGctggctatgccactccaggaccttcatgtgcttcttcttgagccactcctttgttgccttggctgtatattttgaatcattttcatgctggaatacccatccacgacccatttttaatgccctggctgagggaaggaggttctcacccaagatttgacgtacatggccctgtccattgtccctttgatgcagtgatgttgtctgacatccttggacagctctttggtcttggccatggtggagagtttggaatctgattgattgcttctgtggacaggtgtcttttatacaggtaacaagctgagattaggagcactccctttaagagtgtgctcctagtctcagctcgttacctgtataaaaaacacctgggagacagaaatctttctgattgagaggggatcaaatacttatttcacttattaaaatgcaaatcaatttatgaaatgtttttctggattttcttgtttttattctgtctctcactgttcaaataccaataaaatgatagactgataatttctttgtcagtgggcaaatgtacaaaatcagcaggggaccaaataatttttttcctcactcTATGTGCAGAAATGCTGGTTCaggttattacattattgtgGAATGAAAACCGAAGTAAATGGAAATATTGTCcaacctctttttttttttttaggaccGATGACCAGGAAAGTATGAAATCTAAAAAGAAGGAGAAAACAAATGCATCAGCAGCAGTATGTGTGCTTGTTTTATGGCAAATTGGCTTGTTTGGTTACCTAAGTAATTCTATAGACAGTTCTTCATGCAAGCCACCACACATTTTTATGTCACTTGTGTGTCATTTACAAAACTTTTTGGGTCATATTTTTCTTTGGcctcatttgttttattatgtgtCTTTCAGGTTGTTATAAACCTGAACCTTATGACTGAAGTGACAGAACCAGCCGACCTCTCAGCAACCACCCTCATGAGATGTAGTACTAAACACCACTTCCTATACACTGCTATGCCCATGGACTGCGTGGTCAGTTTGCCCTCCAGTGAGAGGTTATCAGTGTATGTAATCCTGAATTTCTCTAAAGCAGGGATCAGCAACTAGGTTTGGCCTAAAATTTGCGATCCATACTTAAACAAATTCCCAGGGCCCAATTCGTAGGACATGCTGTTCTaatctaaaaacatttttaacacatTTGGTGAGAATCTCCATTCTATCACAATAGCATAGTAATTTTTACTTGGTTACAACGATAATATCACAGAGTCCTCTATTAAAACTGGGGGGTTTAGtgcattgtttgaaaaaatCAGTTTGGTGTTTATTTTTCCTCAAAGAAAAGGtggataataaaaaaatattcagggaAGAATGAGCATACATGCACTGTAGGCATTTTTACCATATTAAAACCAGTGTTTAGTTTGCAATCTTTACTTAGTATGGTAACAGAGATATCAATCAACAAACATTTGAGATTAATGTAGCTCACATGACAATACAATACATTCCTGACTGAAGTGACATAATAGAAAAACACAGGTTTTAAAAAGTGCAGTTTCTCATCACACAATAGGacattcattgttttaaatttGAGACTATTTCTTTGTCATCCCTGCAGTGTGTATGATGCTCTTGTGGTGGCGCTGTGCAGCCAGCTGGATGAAATGAAGAAAGTGATGCTGCGGCACATGAAAGGAATGACCCTGTTGATTCCACAGCCATTCCACTTCCTCCTCCCAGACCCTGTGGGCCTGGTGACGGTGGTCTACCCTGCGGGTGTGCCCGATAGCCAACTGGAAATACAACGCAAGGCAAGGGCCAAATTCTAGGTGGAAAATTGCTATCCACGTATATCAACCCCACTATTTCCTAGGCAGAGGATAAACAGCTCATAGCTATACTCCTTTTCACTTTTGTTTGTTGCTTTATCACTTGAgttgactaagaacacattttaACTTACAGGAAAGACCAGTGGCTTTTAAATTTACAGAATAGTTCTAATGAACTATTAGAAGGCATCAGTAAACCTTTTTGCTGTTTGACCAATGACACTAGCTTAACCATTGATCTCAATCAGTTTCATGGGGGAGTCTATTTATAGCTTTAGATTTACATCTTCCTGGCCTGGCAAGCATATTTTCTATTTACAAACATACAACACATGCTGATCTAGCAGCTGATTTAGCGTGGCCAGCTAATTTTCTATCCACCTATGCAAGCACATGTGTTAATGGACATTGTATATCTCTGTTTTGTCAAAACATTCATAGTGGGGCCAGAGAAATCGCTTGTTACACTGTCCCCCTTCAAATTTCATCTGTGGTGGTTGAAATTGCTGCCCTAACCTTGTTCAGCAGATCATGTTTACCTAACTGAATACTagcattattttaattgtgttaGTGATTTGTTGGAATAAAATCCTGCATATTAATTTCACCATCTTACACTTCCTGTACACTagaattgagaaaaatacacacGTAGCGTTTGCAAAATGTAAACGACATACTTGTTTGTGAAATATAtaattcacatttttaaatgctggTTTTATATTTGGATACAATTGTGTACAGTACCAGATTAATTTCATAATGCTGTTTTGTCTGTGTAGGAGCTGCACAGTCGGTTTGAACTGCCAGGCAACCGGCCGTATCTGAGAAGAGCCAACAGTTTGCATTTCCCTGATGAGCCCTACAAAGATGGCTACCTCCGaaacccccacctccaccttaAACCACCAACCCTAGGGAACGGCAAGGTTGGTCAGCACATAGACACAGCATCTAATGCCCACAGTAAATGCGCTTAGCTTGGTTTTCCCTTGGCTCTATCTCTTGCTAGCTGTACTTGGTCCAAGGGGTATACAGCTACCACCACTACATGCAGGACCGTGTGGATGACAATGGCTGGGGCTGTGCCTACCGATCCCTCCAGACCATCTGCTCCTGGTTCCAACAGCAGGGCTACACGGAAAAGGCGGTGCCCACCCACAAGGAGATCCAACAGGTAGGACACGATCACTCCATCCCATATCAGTGCCTCCACATACACAATTGTAGAGATCAGAGAGGGTTGGAAAGGTGTGTGAATTTGGGCTATCAAttctatataatatacatttcctttttttgtgtgtatatt contains:
- the ufsp2 gene encoding ufm1-specific protease 2 isoform X2, with the protein product MKSKKKEKTNASAAVVINLNLMTEVTEPADLSATTLMRCSTKHHFLYTAMPMDCVVSLPSSERLSVVYDALVVALCSQLDEMKKVMLRHMKGMTLLIPQPFHFLLPDPVGLVTVVYPAGVPDSQLEIQRKELHSRFELPGNRPYLRRANSLHFPDEPYKDGYLRNPHLHLKPPTLGNGKLYLVQGVYSYHHYMQDRVDDNGWGCAYRSLQTICSWFQQQGYTEKAVPTHKEIQQALVDVGDKQGSFVGSRQWIGSIEVAAVLDQLLGVTSKIMFVSQGSELASKGRELANHFLSEGTPVMIGGGVLAHTILGVAWSETTGEIRYLILDPHYTGAEDLQVITDKGWCGWKSPQFWDQNAYYNLCLPQRPKTI
- the ufsp2 gene encoding ufm1-specific protease 2 isoform X1 codes for the protein MIIGNILFRLKGSLEFKCQLNTTNEPHIQKVISRTFEDLCSQVKSESLVLSVCNSPVFIWPNKGGRATPECLTPNSPCKDLQQFIQTDDQESMKSKKKEKTNASAAVVINLNLMTEVTEPADLSATTLMRCSTKHHFLYTAMPMDCVVSLPSSERLSVVYDALVVALCSQLDEMKKVMLRHMKGMTLLIPQPFHFLLPDPVGLVTVVYPAGVPDSQLEIQRKELHSRFELPGNRPYLRRANSLHFPDEPYKDGYLRNPHLHLKPPTLGNGKLYLVQGVYSYHHYMQDRVDDNGWGCAYRSLQTICSWFQQQGYTEKAVPTHKEIQQALVDVGDKQGSFVGSRQWIGSIEVAAVLDQLLGVTSKIMFVSQGSELASKGRELANHFLSEGTPVMIGGGVLAHTILGVAWSETTGEIRYLILDPHYTGAEDLQVITDKGWCGWKSPQFWDQNAYYNLCLPQRPKTI